The following are encoded in a window of Sphingobium sp. AP49 genomic DNA:
- a CDS encoding glycoside hydrolase family 27 protein: MTWKASRRDMLAGGVVGLAAAGAVRAGATPVEAGKAVLAPRPPMGWNSWNSFATTITEAQARETAGIMAEKLLPFGYDIFTVDIQWYEPEASSYTYNAKPKPAMDGYGRMIPAPNRFPSSAGGKGFTRLAKDVHALGMKFGIHVMRGIPRAAVEQNLPILGTKYRAADIADKKSICSWNPDMYGVDMTRPGAQAYYDSIFRLYADWGVDFVKMDDMSRPYDAHAAEIEAAHKAIVATGRPIILSLSPGETPVMRGDHVRKYAQMWRISDDFWDDWAMLEAQFTRLENWSPYRGPGSWPDADMLPLGRLALGERDTRFTPDEQRTLMTLWAIARSPLIMGGDLRHLDAATLALLTNREVIAVNQASQGNCPHFVEDGMRVWSALPEDGKGRYVALFNTGDKAREVGVKLRDLGLNGPVAVRDLWTGQVLGQQAERISVTLPPHGAGLYRLS; encoded by the coding sequence ATGACATGGAAGGCCAGCCGCCGCGATATGCTCGCGGGTGGCGTGGTGGGGCTTGCGGCTGCTGGTGCAGTGCGGGCGGGGGCAACTCCGGTGGAAGCGGGGAAAGCGGTGCTGGCGCCGCGTCCGCCGATGGGATGGAATAGCTGGAACAGCTTTGCCACCACCATCACCGAGGCCCAGGCGCGCGAAACCGCTGGGATCATGGCGGAAAAGCTGCTGCCCTTCGGCTATGACATCTTCACCGTGGACATTCAGTGGTATGAGCCCGAGGCGTCGAGCTATACCTACAACGCCAAGCCAAAGCCCGCGATGGACGGCTATGGCCGGATGATCCCGGCGCCCAATCGCTTTCCCTCCAGCGCCGGCGGCAAGGGCTTCACCCGGCTTGCCAAGGATGTGCATGCGCTGGGCATGAAATTCGGCATCCATGTGATGCGCGGCATCCCGCGTGCGGCGGTGGAACAGAATTTGCCGATTTTGGGGACGAAATATCGCGCGGCGGACATTGCCGACAAGAAGAGCATCTGTAGCTGGAACCCGGACATGTATGGCGTCGACATGACGCGGCCGGGCGCGCAGGCCTATTATGACAGTATCTTTCGCCTCTATGCCGACTGGGGCGTCGATTTCGTCAAGATGGACGATATGAGCCGGCCCTATGACGCCCATGCGGCGGAGATCGAGGCCGCGCACAAGGCGATCGTTGCGACCGGGCGGCCGATCATCCTCAGTCTCTCGCCCGGCGAAACGCCGGTGATGCGTGGCGATCATGTCCGCAAATATGCGCAGATGTGGCGCATTTCCGACGATTTCTGGGATGACTGGGCAATGCTGGAGGCGCAGTTCACCCGGCTGGAAAACTGGAGCCCCTATCGCGGGCCGGGATCATGGCCCGATGCCGACATGCTGCCGCTGGGGCGGCTGGCGCTGGGCGAGCGCGATACGCGCTTCACCCCGGACGAGCAGAGGACGCTGATGACGCTGTGGGCGATCGCGCGGTCGCCGCTGATCATGGGCGGCGATCTGCGGCATCTGGATGCGGCGACGCTGGCGCTGCTGACCAACAGGGAGGTGATCGCGGTCAATCAGGCGAGCCAAGGCAATTGCCCCCATTTCGTGGAAGATGGGATGCGCGTCTGGTCGGCGCTGCCGGAGGACGGCAAGGGACGCTATGTCGCGCTGTTCAATACTGGCGACAAGGCGCGCGAGGTTGGCGTGAAGCTGCGCGATCTGGGGCTGAACGGTCCGGTGGCGGTGCGCGACCTGTGGACCGGGCAGGTGCTGGGGCAACAGGCGGAACGGATTTCCGTGACGCTGCCGCCCCATGGAGCAGGGCTGTATCGGTTGAGCTAA
- a CDS encoding PAS domain-containing sensor histidine kinase produces the protein MEIAETVESSNRFELLVQSITDYAIFILDTRGLVASWNAGARRFKGYEAHEIIGQHFSRFYTPEDQAAGIPALALHTAETEGRFEAEGWRVRKDGTCFWANVVIDPIRDPAGVLIGFAKVTRDLTDRRAAQEELRRSEERFRMLVQSVTDYAIYMLDPVGTITSWNSGAERFKGYRADEILGQNFARFYSDEDRMAGLPSRALETAQREGRFEAEGWRIRKDGTRFWAGVVIDPIRSPSGTLVGFAKITRDLTERREATRALDEAREAIFQSQKMDAIGKLTGGVAHDFNNLLAVIVGSLDLARQRLSTGADITRYLDNAMTAAERGATLTQRMLAFARKQELQLRSVDCIGLVRDMADLLQTTLGTGIAIETRFPLTLRPAHADPAQLELALINLAVNARDAMAGSGKLIIEGSEIMLAANEQPDLAAGGFVRLTVTDEGEGMDAPTLARAREPFFTTKGIGKGTGLGLSMIHGFAQQCGGAMTISSVKGEGTSVSLWLPFAAAEAPAAPPPIASECHGSDLEHLVILAVDDDDLVLTNTAGMLEDLGHTVFLAGSATEALAMLEQGHVDLVITDHAMPGMTGAQLADAIDEKHPGLPVIIVTGYAELPPQASHRLRLDKPFRQADLAGVLRRVRRDAPSGRLLQIGVDDGTD, from the coding sequence ATGGAGATCGCGGAGACCGTGGAATCGAGCAATCGCTTTGAGTTGCTGGTGCAGAGCATCACGGACTATGCGATCTTCATACTGGATACCCGTGGCCTGGTGGCAAGCTGGAATGCCGGCGCACGCCGATTCAAAGGCTATGAGGCCCACGAAATTATCGGCCAGCATTTCTCGCGCTTCTACACGCCAGAAGATCAGGCCGCCGGCATTCCTGCGCTGGCGCTCCACACTGCGGAAACCGAAGGGCGTTTCGAGGCGGAGGGATGGCGCGTCCGCAAGGATGGTACCTGCTTCTGGGCCAATGTCGTGATTGATCCGATCCGCGACCCGGCGGGCGTGCTGATCGGCTTTGCCAAGGTAACCCGCGACCTGACCGACCGCCGGGCAGCGCAGGAAGAATTGCGGCGCAGCGAGGAACGCTTTCGGATGCTGGTACAGAGCGTTACCGACTATGCGATCTACATGCTCGACCCGGTCGGAACGATCACCAGCTGGAACAGTGGTGCGGAGCGGTTCAAGGGCTATCGCGCCGACGAGATACTGGGCCAGAATTTCGCGCGCTTCTATTCGGATGAAGACCGGATGGCCGGGTTGCCATCACGTGCGCTGGAGACGGCGCAGCGTGAAGGTCGCTTCGAGGCGGAGGGATGGCGCATCCGCAAGGATGGAACGCGTTTCTGGGCCGGCGTGGTGATAGACCCGATCCGCAGCCCGTCGGGCACGCTGGTCGGTTTTGCCAAGATCACCCGCGATCTGACCGAACGCCGCGAAGCGACCCGCGCCCTCGACGAAGCCCGCGAGGCGATTTTCCAAAGCCAGAAGATGGACGCCATCGGCAAGCTGACCGGCGGGGTCGCGCATGATTTCAACAATCTGCTCGCCGTCATCGTCGGCAGCCTCGACCTGGCGCGCCAGCGACTGTCCACCGGCGCGGACATCACCCGTTATCTCGACAATGCGATGACGGCGGCTGAACGGGGCGCCACGCTGACGCAACGCATGCTCGCCTTCGCCCGCAAGCAGGAACTGCAACTGCGCAGTGTCGACTGTATTGGCCTGGTCCGTGACATGGCGGACCTGCTGCAGACCACGCTGGGCACCGGGATCGCGATCGAAACCCGGTTTCCGCTGACGTTGCGCCCGGCCCATGCCGACCCCGCGCAACTGGAACTGGCCCTCATCAACCTGGCCGTCAACGCGCGCGACGCCATGGCCGGCAGTGGCAAGCTGATCATCGAGGGAAGCGAGATCATGCTGGCCGCCAACGAACAGCCTGACCTGGCGGCCGGGGGCTTCGTGCGCCTTACCGTCACCGACGAAGGCGAAGGCATGGATGCACCGACGCTCGCCCGCGCCCGCGAGCCCTTCTTCACCACCAAGGGCATCGGTAAGGGAACGGGCCTGGGCCTGTCGATGATTCACGGCTTTGCCCAGCAATGTGGCGGTGCCATGACGATATCCAGCGTGAAAGGCGAAGGCACGAGCGTATCTCTGTGGCTCCCTTTCGCTGCAGCCGAAGCCCCGGCCGCCCCGCCGCCCATCGCGTCTGAATGCCATGGCAGCGACCTGGAACATCTGGTGATATTGGCGGTCGACGACGACGATCTGGTGCTGACCAACACGGCGGGCATGCTTGAAGATCTGGGCCACACCGTCTTCCTCGCCGGGTCGGCGACCGAAGCATTGGCCATGCTGGAACAGGGCCATGTCGACCTTGTCATCACCGACCATGCGATGCCCGGCATGACGGGCGCCCAACTGGCCGATGCCATCGATGAAAAGCATCCCGGCCTGCCCGTCATCATCGTCACCGGCTATGCTGAATTACCCCCCCAGGCGAGCCATCGGCTGCGGCTCGACAAACCGTTCCGGCAGGCCGACCTGGCCGGAGTGTTGCGCCGCGTCCGTCGCGACGCCCCCTCCGGACGCCTGCTCCAGATTGGCGTGGATGACGGAACAGACTGA
- a CDS encoding M28 family peptidase, translating to MKHALPLLALGLAALPLPASAQTDPAKLEQSVRTMASDLFEGRAPGTVGEERTIGYLVARFEQLGLEPGGPDGQWVQTVPLLHTRLGQSESLSVAQNGAATPWTFGKQVYLSTLQPKDKVAVANAPMVFVGYGVSAPERGWDDFKGLDLKGKIAVFLINDPDFEATKGEDPFGKFGGKTMTYYGRWTYKFEEAARHGAIGALIVHDTPGAGYGWNVVVSPGGENYDLVRPADKLTSLQLQGWVEGEAAKALFAGAGQDLAALRKQARSAKFKPVELKGASFSAAFPVTQEVVKSANVIARIPGAKRPDETVMYGAHWDAYGKGAPDAQGRIYRAGANDDALGMAGLFEIARIFKAGPAPDRSIVFAAWTAEERGLLGSEFYAQNPVYPLDKTVANLTIDVLQTAGKAKDVILIGKGQNVLEDDLTKFAASQGRVITQESLPERGLFYRADHFSMAKRGVPVLLMMGLAGASDMVDGGRAAGQAWIDAYTGKCYHQACDAVDDTWKLDGAAQDVDLMFDIGRDLAFSARWPEWKAGSEFKAIRDKSAAVRK from the coding sequence ATGAAACATGCCCTCCCCCTTCTGGCCCTCGGCCTTGCCGCCCTTCCCCTCCCCGCCAGCGCCCAGACCGATCCGGCCAAGCTGGAACAGTCGGTCCGCACCATGGCGTCCGACCTGTTCGAAGGGCGCGCGCCCGGCACCGTGGGGGAGGAGCGCACGATCGGCTATCTCGTCGCCCGTTTCGAGCAACTGGGGCTGGAGCCCGGCGGTCCGGACGGCCAGTGGGTGCAGACCGTGCCGCTGCTCCACACCCGCCTTGGCCAGTCGGAAAGCCTGTCGGTCGCGCAAAATGGTGCCGCCACCCCCTGGACCTTCGGCAAACAGGTTTATCTCTCCACCCTCCAGCCCAAGGACAAGGTCGCCGTTGCCAACGCGCCGATGGTCTTCGTCGGCTATGGCGTGTCTGCCCCGGAACGCGGCTGGGATGATTTCAAGGGGCTGGACCTCAAGGGCAAGATCGCCGTCTTCCTGATCAACGACCCGGACTTTGAAGCCACGAAGGGCGAAGACCCGTTCGGCAAGTTCGGCGGCAAGACCATGACCTATTATGGCCGCTGGACCTACAAGTTCGAGGAAGCGGCCCGCCACGGCGCGATCGGCGCGCTGATCGTGCATGACACGCCGGGCGCCGGCTATGGCTGGAACGTCGTCGTCAGCCCCGGCGGCGAAAATTACGACCTCGTCCGCCCCGCCGACAAGCTCACCAGCCTGCAGCTGCAGGGCTGGGTCGAGGGCGAGGCCGCCAAGGCCCTGTTCGCCGGCGCCGGTCAGGATCTGGCCGCCCTGCGCAAGCAGGCCCGCTCGGCCAAGTTCAAGCCGGTCGAACTCAAGGGGGCCAGCTTCTCCGCCGCCTTCCCGGTCACCCAGGAAGTGGTGAAGAGCGCCAATGTCATCGCCCGCATCCCCGGCGCCAAGCGCCCGGACGAGACGGTCATGTATGGCGCCCATTGGGACGCCTATGGCAAGGGCGCGCCCGACGCGCAGGGCCGCATCTATCGCGCCGGCGCCAATGACGACGCGCTCGGCATGGCCGGCCTGTTCGAGATAGCCCGCATCTTCAAGGCCGGCCCCGCCCCCGACCGCTCGATCGTCTTCGCCGCCTGGACGGCGGAGGAGCGCGGCCTGCTGGGGTCGGAATTTTATGCCCAGAACCCGGTCTACCCGCTCGACAAGACGGTCGCCAACCTCACCATCGACGTGCTCCAGACTGCGGGCAAGGCGAAGGACGTGATCCTGATCGGCAAGGGCCAGAATGTGCTGGAGGACGACCTTACCAAATTCGCCGCAAGCCAAGGCCGCGTCATCACCCAGGAAAGCCTGCCCGAACGCGGTCTCTTCTATCGCGCCGACCATTTCTCCATGGCCAAGCGCGGCGTACCCGTGCTGCTGATGATGGGCCTCGCCGGCGCATCCGACATGGTCGATGGCGGCCGCGCCGCCGGCCAGGCGTGGATCGATGCCTATACCGGCAAATGCTATCATCAGGCCTGCGATGCGGTCGACGATACATGGAAACTGGATGGCGCCGCGCAGGATGTCGACCTGATGTTTGACATCGGCCGCGACCTCGCCTTCTCGGCCCGCTGGCCCGAATGGAAGGCCGGCTCCGAATTCAAGGCCATCCGCGACAAGAGCGCGGCGGTACGGAAGTAA
- a CDS encoding glutathione S-transferase: MAVAELTLSSKNYSSWSLRGWLLCRLAGLKVEERIIAIDDPESRAELLLLSPSVLVPRLTHEGASVWDTLAIAEYLHELYPQVGMYPAERIIRAHCRSVSGEIHSGFANLRSALPMNLKVRHERFPIFSGAKPDIERIETIWTECLDAYGGPWLFGEKPTVADAMFAPVAQRFLTYAVPLSVKSAAYCDTINGWPLMREWIDAARAEPDDIEELDIEF, encoded by the coding sequence ATGGCCGTCGCGGAACTCACTCTGTCCAGCAAGAACTACTCCTCCTGGTCGCTGCGCGGCTGGCTGCTCTGCCGGCTGGCGGGGTTGAAGGTGGAGGAAAGGATCATCGCCATCGATGACCCGGAAAGCCGTGCCGAACTGCTGCTGCTCTCCCCATCCGTGCTGGTCCCGCGCCTCACCCATGAAGGAGCCAGCGTCTGGGACACGCTCGCGATCGCGGAATATCTGCACGAACTCTATCCCCAGGTCGGCATGTACCCGGCCGAACGGATCATCCGCGCCCATTGCCGATCGGTCTCGGGCGAGATTCATTCGGGCTTCGCCAATCTGCGCTCCGCCCTGCCGATGAACCTGAAGGTCCGGCATGAGCGTTTCCCGATCTTCTCGGGCGCCAAGCCCGATATCGAGCGGATCGAGACGATCTGGACCGAATGCCTCGACGCCTATGGTGGCCCCTGGCTGTTCGGCGAGAAGCCGACCGTGGCCGACGCCATGTTCGCGCCGGTGGCCCAGCGCTTCCTCACCTATGCCGTGCCACTCTCGGTCAAGTCGGCCGCCTATTGCGACACGATCAACGGCTGGCCGCTGATGCGCGAATGGATCGACGCCGCCCGCGCCGAACCGGACGATATCGAGGAACTGGATATCGAGTTCTGA
- the phaZ gene encoding polyhydroxyalkanoate depolymerase yields MRMLYDGYQAMEDMLAPARFGAQMALAMRDHMGPAADWPMPRRMFALMDVFQGARMTHKRPAYGIDRVQTGNAEVAVREEVVLDLPFGDLLHFVKDDVETEQPRVLVVAPMSGHFSTLLRSTVATLLQDHDVYITDWKNARDVPMAAGRFGFDEYVDYVIQFLQDIGPGAHLVSVCQPCVPALAAVALMSEDQDAATPKSMTLMGGPIDPRAAPTVVNELANEKPIEWFEENLISTVPFRFAGRGREVYPGFLQLSAFMSMNMERHGSQHRELYQLLADGKEVEADKIKTFYQEYFAVLDMTKEFYLETVDLVFQRMLLAKGELTVHGRAVNPGAIRKTALLTVEGEKDDVCAVGQTSAAHGLCSGLRPHMKRHHLQPGVGHYGVFSGSKWEKQVYPQVRNMILAMN; encoded by the coding sequence ATGCGAATGCTTTACGACGGTTACCAGGCGATGGAAGACATGCTGGCTCCGGCGCGCTTTGGCGCGCAGATGGCGCTGGCGATGCGGGACCATATGGGGCCTGCTGCCGACTGGCCGATGCCGCGCCGCATGTTCGCGTTGATGGATGTGTTCCAGGGCGCGCGGATGACGCACAAGCGTCCGGCCTATGGCATCGATCGCGTCCAGACCGGCAATGCCGAAGTCGCGGTGCGCGAGGAGGTCGTGCTGGACCTGCCGTTCGGCGACCTGTTGCATTTCGTCAAGGATGATGTCGAGACCGAGCAGCCGCGCGTGCTGGTGGTGGCGCCGATGTCGGGCCATTTTTCGACCCTGCTGCGCAGCACGGTGGCGACGCTGTTGCAGGACCATGACGTCTATATCACCGACTGGAAAAATGCCCGCGACGTGCCGATGGCCGCCGGGCGCTTCGGCTTCGACGAATATGTCGATTATGTGATCCAGTTCCTGCAGGATATCGGCCCTGGCGCGCACCTGGTGTCGGTGTGCCAGCCCTGCGTGCCGGCGCTGGCCGCCGTGGCGCTGATGTCGGAAGACCAGGATGCGGCGACGCCCAAGTCGATGACGCTGATGGGCGGGCCGATCGATCCGCGCGCAGCGCCGACGGTGGTCAATGAACTGGCGAACGAAAAGCCGATCGAGTGGTTCGAGGAAAATCTGATTTCCACCGTGCCGTTCCGCTTTGCGGGGCGCGGGCGGGAGGTCTATCCGGGTTTCCTGCAACTGTCCGCCTTCATGTCGATGAACATGGAACGGCACGGATCGCAGCATCGCGAGCTGTATCAGTTGCTGGCCGATGGCAAGGAGGTCGAGGCGGACAAGATCAAGACCTTCTACCAGGAATATTTCGCGGTCCTCGACATGACCAAGGAATTTTATTTGGAGACTGTGGATCTGGTGTTCCAGCGCATGTTGCTGGCCAAGGGGGAGCTGACCGTGCATGGCCGCGCGGTGAACCCCGGCGCGATCCGCAAGACCGCGCTGCTGACGGTCGAGGGCGAGAAGGACGATGTCTGTGCCGTGGGCCAGACGTCGGCGGCCCATGGCCTGTGTTCCGGGCTGCGGCCGCATATGAAGCGCCATCATCTGCAGCCCGGCGTCGGCCATTATGGCGTGTTTTCCGGCAGCAAATGGGAAAAACAGGTCTATCCTCAGGTGCGCAACATGATCCTGGCGATGAACTGA
- a CDS encoding nitronate monooxygenase family protein, translated as MTLPASLEGRLSLPLIGSPMFIISQPELVIAQCRAGIVGAFPSLNARPSGTFEAWLQQLGAELTDKDAPFAVNLIVHRTNARLEEDLALCVKYKVPIVITSLGAQEKVNEAIHSYGGIVLHDVINNVFARKAIEKGADGLIAVAAGAGGHAGTLSPFALVQEIRAWFDGPLALSGAIATGRSIAAARMMGADLGYMGTPFIATAEANAVDAYKQMIVDSSAGDIVYSDVFTGVLGNYLRPSIVASGMDPDKLPKAADMDFESLAGDKKAWRDVWGAGQGIGAIDKVQPAGDFIAQLKAEYQAAIAGFSA; from the coding sequence ATGACCCTGCCGGCATCGCTTGAAGGCCGTTTGTCCCTGCCGCTGATCGGGTCGCCGATGTTCATCATTTCGCAGCCCGAACTGGTGATCGCCCAGTGCCGGGCCGGCATCGTCGGGGCCTTTCCCTCGCTCAATGCGCGGCCGTCGGGCACGTTTGAGGCCTGGTTGCAGCAACTGGGTGCGGAACTGACCGACAAGGACGCGCCCTTTGCCGTCAATCTGATCGTCCACCGCACCAATGCGCGGCTGGAAGAGGATCTGGCGCTGTGCGTCAAATACAAGGTGCCGATCGTCATCACCTCGCTGGGTGCGCAGGAGAAGGTGAACGAGGCGATCCACAGCTATGGCGGCATCGTGCTGCACGATGTCATCAACAATGTCTTTGCCAGGAAGGCGATCGAGAAGGGCGCCGACGGCCTGATCGCGGTGGCGGCGGGCGCGGGTGGCCATGCCGGCACCCTGTCGCCCTTTGCCCTGGTCCAGGAAATCCGCGCCTGGTTCGACGGGCCGCTGGCGCTGTCGGGCGCGATCGCGACCGGTCGGTCGATCGCGGCGGCGCGGATGATGGGCGCGGACCTTGGCTATATGGGCACCCCGTTCATCGCGACGGCCGAGGCGAATGCGGTGGATGCCTATAAGCAGATGATCGTCGATAGTAGCGCAGGCGACATCGTCTATTCCGACGTCTTCACCGGCGTGCTGGGCAATTATCTGCGCCCCAGCATCGTGGCATCGGGCATGGATCCGGACAAGCTGCCCAAGGCGGCGGACATGGATTTCGAGAGCCTGGCCGGCGACAAGAAGGCATGGCGCGACGTCTGGGGCGCGGGCCAGGGCATCGGTGCGATCGACAAGGTGCAGCCGGCGGGCGATTTCATCGCCCAGCTCAAGGCGGAATATCAGGCGGCGATCGCCGGCTTCAGCGCATAG
- a CDS encoding alpha/beta hydrolase produces MDTPTPPTPTSHFFTSLRTRLHYLDWGNPSAPTLILVHGGFDHARSWDWTARALARDYHVVCPDLRGHGDSDWSSDGSYMMANYVYDLAQLVDLLDRSPVTIVGHSLGGAISLRYTGLYPDMVERVVAIEGMGLSPDRIAEQAARSTEEIWKGWIEGRRGNARRAPRRYPTIEAAVARMRERNDHLSVEQALHLTLHGVNRNEDGSYSWKFDPYLHGAAPQAGTDENLPDFWRRITCPTLLCLGLDSWASNPVKDGRAVHFQNARLAEFAHAGHWLHHDQFALFLTELRAFLAE; encoded by the coding sequence ATGGATACGCCCACCCCGCCGACCCCGACCTCGCATTTCTTCACGTCGTTGCGGACGCGGCTCCACTATCTGGACTGGGGCAATCCGTCCGCGCCAACACTGATCCTGGTCCATGGTGGCTTCGACCATGCCCGCAGCTGGGACTGGACGGCACGGGCGCTGGCGCGCGACTATCATGTCGTATGTCCTGACCTGCGCGGCCATGGCGACAGCGACTGGTCGTCGGATGGCTCCTATATGATGGCCAATTATGTCTATGACCTGGCCCAATTGGTCGACCTGCTCGACCGATCGCCGGTCACCATCGTCGGCCATTCACTCGGCGGCGCGATCAGCCTGCGCTATACCGGTCTCTATCCCGACATGGTGGAGCGGGTTGTCGCGATCGAGGGCATGGGCCTGTCGCCTGACCGCATTGCCGAACAGGCGGCACGCAGCACCGAAGAAATATGGAAGGGATGGATCGAGGGGCGACGCGGCAACGCCCGGCGCGCACCCCGCCGATACCCCACGATCGAGGCTGCGGTCGCCCGCATGCGCGAGCGCAACGACCATCTCTCGGTCGAACAGGCGCTTCACCTCACCCTGCATGGCGTGAACCGGAACGAAGATGGCAGCTATAGCTGGAAATTCGATCCCTATTTGCATGGCGCCGCGCCGCAAGCGGGCACGGACGAGAATCTGCCTGACTTCTGGCGCCGCATCACCTGTCCGACCCTGCTGTGCCTTGGCCTCGACAGTTGGGCCTCCAACCCGGTGAAGGACGGCCGCGCCGTCCATTTCCAGAATGCCCGCCTCGCCGAGTTTGCCCATGCCGGACACTGGCTGCATCATGACCAGTTCGCGTTGTTCCTGACGGAATTGCGCGCATTCCTGGCCGAATGA
- a CDS encoding sugar kinase, which yields MATDATITVIGEAMLELSRGAGDGWNLRYGGDVINTAIHLARAGTRVRFASAIGADPMSEELRKAWAGEGVDTDLLIGTAARTTGLYAIETDATGERSFHYWRGESAARAMFDLPESSAMVDGAAQSDLLYFSLITLAILPEAGREKLLALCAAVKARGGRIAFDGNYRPRLWSDAATACAWRDRAIALCDIGLPTLADEVEMGEADDAADAAARWGAGEGREIVVKLGAEGCLVDGELVAPPATIEVVDSSGAGDAFNGGYLYARLAGAAPRDAALAGHRLAGWNIGRRGAIPARDDAAPYGY from the coding sequence ATGGCTACCGACGCGACCATCACGGTGATTGGCGAAGCGATGCTGGAACTGAGCCGGGGCGCGGGGGATGGCTGGAACCTGCGCTATGGCGGCGATGTCATCAACACGGCCATCCATCTGGCCCGCGCCGGTACGCGCGTGCGCTTTGCCAGTGCGATCGGGGCCGACCCGATGAGCGAGGAACTGCGCAAGGCATGGGCGGGTGAGGGCGTCGATACCGACCTGCTGATTGGCACGGCTGCGCGTACGACCGGCCTTTATGCGATCGAGACGGATGCAACCGGCGAACGCAGTTTCCATTATTGGCGCGGTGAAAGTGCGGCGCGGGCGATGTTCGACTTGCCTGAAAGCTCGGCGATGGTTGATGGGGCCGCGCAGTCCGATCTGCTCTATTTCTCGTTGATCACGTTGGCTATCCTGCCCGAAGCCGGGCGTGAAAAGCTGTTGGCGCTCTGCGCCGCGGTGAAGGCGCGGGGCGGGCGGATCGCCTTTGACGGCAATTACAGGCCGCGTCTTTGGTCGGACGCCGCGACCGCCTGCGCTTGGCGCGACCGGGCGATCGCGCTCTGCGACATCGGTCTGCCGACCCTGGCCGACGAGGTCGAGATGGGAGAGGCGGATGATGCAGCAGATGCCGCCGCGCGCTGGGGGGCGGGCGAAGGACGCGAGATCGTGGTGAAGCTGGGTGCCGAAGGGTGTCTGGTCGATGGCGAACTGGTGGCGCCGCCCGCCACCATCGAAGTGGTCGATTCCAGCGGGGCGGGCGATGCCTTCAATGGCGGATATTTGTATGCAAGGCTGGCAGGTGCAGCCCCGCGCGACGCTGCGCTGGCGGGACATAGGCTGGCGGGATGGAACATCGGTCGTCGCGGCGCGATTCCCGCGCGGGATGATGCGGCGCCCTACGGATACTGA
- a CDS encoding glutamine amidotransferase, whose product MKRALIVRHVPREGAAGYLQPIEAAGYQIERIDVASPDFADIDLTEPDLLIMMGGPMGVYEQDVHPWIPVQIGKLSARLAADRPTLGVCLGSQMIAAALGARVYPGGHMELGFAPVSVNAAGAGSPLRHIDGVPVLHWHSDTFDLPDQVELLGSTDRYAHQAFRRGANLLALQFHAEMGEDPRFEDWLTHFWADLDVAGKCGIALRQDHDDHGPGAVAAGRAMIGEWLARIRQ is encoded by the coding sequence ATGAAAAGAGCGTTGATCGTCCGACATGTGCCGCGCGAGGGTGCGGCAGGCTATCTCCAGCCGATCGAGGCGGCCGGCTATCAGATCGAGCGGATCGATGTGGCCAGCCCCGATTTCGCCGATATCGACCTGACCGAGCCGGACCTGCTCATCATGATGGGCGGGCCGATGGGCGTCTATGAGCAGGATGTGCATCCCTGGATCCCGGTGCAGATCGGCAAGCTTTCCGCACGGCTGGCGGCGGACCGGCCGACACTGGGCGTGTGCCTGGGCAGCCAGATGATCGCGGCGGCGCTGGGCGCGCGGGTCTATCCGGGCGGGCATATGGAACTGGGCTTTGCCCCGGTCAGCGTCAACGCGGCGGGGGCGGGATCGCCGCTGCGCCATATCGATGGCGTGCCGGTGCTGCACTGGCATAGCGACACGTTCGACCTGCCCGATCAGGTCGAACTGCTGGGGTCGACCGATCGCTATGCGCATCAGGCGTTCCGGCGCGGGGCCAATCTGCTGGCGCTGCAATTTCACGCCGAAATGGGCGAGGATCCGCGTTTCGAGGACTGGCTGACCCATTTCTGGGCCGATCTGGATGTCGCCGGAAAATGCGGCATCGCGCTGCGCCAGGATCATGACGATCATGGGCCGGGCGCGGTGGCGGCGGGCCGGGCGATGATCGGCGAGTGGCTGGCGAGGATCAGGCAATAA